One Clostridiales bacterium DNA segment encodes these proteins:
- a CDS encoding peptidoglycan DD-metalloendopeptidase family protein, which translates to MKDRIKSRISRERWAKFFDREGFYIVLFLCVCVVAVTAVWVSRTGLKNDIKKNASNDQNKTEITTQPEQTDTEAENDRNVNTTPATEQNANTEANNKTTNKTSKPTSTQTGQTTKPTNGTVTNSKSLPVRFGNPIDGDLTKDAIMQDFSPSDLVCFKHIDEWRTHMGVDIRAVKGTDVIAAGSGKVIDVQNDNESEGGLGWKVVVDHGNGYRTVYANLAEKLAVKKNQEVKIGQKIGTVGNTSITEKDVSQDVPVLTHLHYEILKSSSDTFNNIDPKTYMKFQK; encoded by the coding sequence ATGAAGGATAGGATAAAATCAAGAATATCAAGGGAAAGATGGGCAAAGTTTTTTGACAGAGAGGGGTTTTACATAGTCTTATTCCTCTGTGTCTGTGTAGTAGCAGTTACTGCGGTATGGGTATCCAGGACCGGTCTTAAGAACGATATAAAGAAAAATGCAAGCAATGATCAGAATAAGACCGAGATAACTACCCAGCCGGAGCAAACAGATACTGAAGCGGAAAATGATAGAAATGTAAACACTACTCCTGCGACTGAACAAAATGCAAATACGGAAGCCAATAACAAGACTACGAATAAAACATCCAAACCAACATCTACACAGACTGGTCAAACGACAAAACCAACTAATGGGACTGTTACCAATTCGAAGTCATTGCCTGTAAGATTTGGCAATCCGATCGATGGTGATCTTACAAAAGACGCTATAATGCAGGACTTTTCGCCGTCAGACCTTGTGTGTTTCAAGCATATCGATGAATGGCGGACACATATGGGTGTTGATATAAGGGCTGTAAAAGGAACAGACGTTATTGCGGCAGGCAGCGGAAAGGTTATAGACGTTCAAAATGACAATGAGAGCGAAGGAGGCCTTGGCTGGAAAGTTGTCGTAGACCATGGCAACGGGTATCGCACCGTTTATGCTAACTTGGCTGAAAAACTTGCAGTTAAAAAGAATCAGGAAGTAAAAATAGGGCAAAAAATAGGGACTGTTGGTAATACATCGATTACTGAAAAAGATGTATCACAGGATGTGCCGGTATTAACACATCTGCATTATGAAATATTAAAGAGCAGTTCAGATACATTTAATAATATCGATCCTAAAACTTATATGAAATTCCAGAAATAA